GATTGAGCACCAAATAGGCTTCACCTGTGATTAAATCCCATGGAAGTAAATGTCCAAAATCACGAAGCGCCTCGACGTGGTGGCCTATCAACCATTCGGTATGTTTCGTGTTGATAACGCTAGGAATGAAATAACCATCAAATCCAGGAACTCCACAAGCCGGGTCGGATAACTCAAACGCACATGGAACCTCGTACCGACGTATCCGCGCCATGAGATCGACTGTATTATCGAACGTTACTCCGCTAGATCCACCGACAAGAATGGCATCTGTACCAGATGTACATATCGCATCCAATGTCGCATCATCTATTGGCCGCTCAGGGTCTAGCTTAAACACGTGTTTCCAATTGTCATAAAAGGAAGGGAGCATATAGCCTCCATAGCTGATCTAGTATTTACTTACTAGTCTACAGGAATTCGATGCTTCTTCCAAGAAGGAATGAGAGGGAATAGCTGAAATGTTCCGGAGGAGGTTGTGGTTATGATTGATTGGGCCTGTCAGACTAATCAACTCATATTCCATCTCAAGACCGTCAGTCGAACCAAATACCGGCCATAACACCTCCTTCAACAGCTTAATCTCTGCAGTCAAATTTCGGTTCAGCATCTCCAGTCTTCGTGGGTCAGCGCTACGCTTCTGCTCATGAAAGTACGCTTTGAATTGCTCCTCTAACATTCCCATTCCTCCCATTTAGCATCATTAACATAAAAAAGCCGCCAACTCCATATAGGAGGTAGCGGCGTGTGCTTCACGCTTTGTAATATTATCTTTGTTCCCAACCTAATACTTCCCAAGCTTCTCTTCCAAGTAGGCGCGAACTTCGTCCTTCAAGTCTGGACGCTCCAACGCGAAGTCGATAATGGTTTTGAGATAGCCGAGCTTCTCACCGGTATCGTAGCGGGTACCGTCAAATTTGTAGGCGTACACAGATTCATCCCG
This portion of the Cohnella abietis genome encodes:
- the pcrB gene encoding heptaprenylglyceryl phosphate synthase — encoded protein: MLPSFYDNWKHVFKLDPERPIDDATLDAICTSGTDAILVGGSSGVTFDNTVDLMARIRRYEVPCAFELSDPACGVPGFDGYFIPSVINTKHTEWLIGHHVEALRDFGHLLPWDLITGEAYLVLNPESTVAKVSRAETNISNEEAIAYSQVADRLWNVPVLYVEYSGVFGDMALLKSIKSGLKQAHLFYGGGISSPELAAQAAASADTVVVGNIIYENLDAALATVNAVNLAIKEQDHVF